One Penaeus vannamei isolate JL-2024 chromosome 27, ASM4276789v1, whole genome shotgun sequence genomic window carries:
- the mask gene encoding ankyrin repeat domain-containing protein 17 isoform X1, with the protein MQNVVQGPAGESEKERVKAEGAKSSGSSATPEKCQTYADLQDKFFTVSGESESEEGDESEVEPFPLGEGEGEEEEVGGTAGSVRNKFLLSAAAHATAATPDLGTASPHHHTQTHFDPDTHSRLVALLEAAVSSSSDPEVLRRLTSSVSCALDEAAAALTRMRSETVGGAAAAAAAAAAAAAAAATVGGSSSSSSSSSSSSSSSSSTPGDGQRTLVEACTDGDVPTVRRLLDEGRSVHETTEEGESLLSLACSAGYYELAQVLLAMRANVEDRGIKGDCTPLMEGASAGHVEIVKLLIAHNADVNAQSSSGNTPLMYACAGGHTDVVKVLLQHGANVEDHNENGHTPLMEAASAGHVEVAKILLEQGAGINTHSNEFKESALTLACYKGHLEMVKFLLDAGADQEHKTDEMHTALMEASMDGHVEVARLLLDSGAQVNMPADSFESPLTLAACGGHTDLALLLLERGANIEEVNDEGYTPLMEAAREGHEEMVTLLLAHGADINAQTEETQETALTLACCGGFRDVADLLIKAGADLELGASTPLMEAAQEGHRELVEYLIDAGANVNAQTSTGDTALTYACENGHTDVADLLLQAGANLEHESEGGRTPLMKACRAGHLCTVQFLIVKGGDVNKTTTNNDHTPLSLACAGGHVPVVELLLVHGADPHHKLKDNSTMLMEASRGGHTKVVQLLIDFPSSISHLLPVVAPPHPNVTGTSAGGTGELAAGALLEGESHHLSVGLMVPGGDTQAPLVIAANQPVFNELDRLGEGGLATSSAPATSTQASSAAKASRSKTTRKPATTSLLPTTMTPGLAPPSAAVTSDKSSVPSEGGTAAKNSSSSNVNNSDYVLLTPASPTSPPPGNQEEAIAKLRPSDRLDQYVNSIVTKAEQPHQNREEQILQKQQILEELQRVERELQGKVIPYSGSYDPSRSSSSSTGTSTCNSSSVIGTVCSNGTSITTLTSSSTNNISTSAISTGNTSLAAPLVYPPASLHTHVPIATHTVETQTGFLPGTGWAGLPPGVVMGELPPVVSLYSGGATSAAQLPISLPAEGAQVPSSIFPGGTCAQETAGYPASSAYHTPASPPSLPTHSVSSSGPATGNVPVSERPKMIPSKKADKKKLQLQQQKHQQASQQQQHSQQQMIAQRNQAVQQLQLQQVQLNHGVDSAYSCPGSGLSTQSLLVPGGTVTSLPPPPPPGVLHPSSGATQCLPPPPPLPPPMLVEPSHDQGCQNKNKVESTQTRGKKDKKRSVPSECDCPGVLSNEELASSGAGLGKSENDCTGRDASSGAEVVPLTPLGTPLHLSTGLGPAPGTGLQFVPSTLVSSPHLQFAPFQVGTGSVPLQYNHLSTLGVGQAVGNQPVTSQTAAAVAAQQLQVIGSSGVSTSSSSITNTSGGPAGAAVPHSSKSQVKKILLHSPQLGVPAGDSGGQQRGPPLGPLLHGSPTTLPAGQQVAQPPSVSQPSTKKSKKQVRVTGNKQEREGHFNLPDASSTASSQDAATHHQPVTAGIPLDPGAQGVVYANTHTMAHFPATMAPPSGTLPLSSGTVNSFGQGLHPNESGLMVATPAAPAKILNDQLSEMITAPSPQVGGGQLGVGGVPVSVGVPYMSGDGSVPYTGPAGIGPGGVCHYPPHLVDVDIETDSNHDTALTLACAGGHEELVQLLLNRGANIEHRDKKGFTPLILAATAGHAKVVETLLNAGAHIEAQSERTKDTPLSLACSGGRYEVVEILLQRGANKEHRNVSDYTPLSLAASGGFVNIIKLLLDNGAEINSRTGSKLGISPLMLAAMNGHATAVKLLLDMGSDINAQIETNRNTALTLACFQGRHEVVSLLLDRKANVEHRAKTGLTPLMEAASGGYVEVGRVLLEKGADVNAPPVPSSKDTALTIAADKGHYKFVELLIQRGAQVEVKNKKGNSPLWLAANGGHLEVVQLLNSATADIESEDNRKVSCLMAAFKRGHYKVVKYMVRNVTQFPSDLELQRYIATIADKELMTKCTNCMEVIRAAKEKQALEANKNASILLEELEKERNKEESKKAAASRRRLKKKAKKYERRVEKRRSDFPKGSDSGDNYDGEDENENVINEDQEIKQQQTKKEKNETNNLQRVEQVVPEEKDGDSGIDSNSQTSATSETKVTEDKEKTGKKSKKKKKENKEISNTHQKQNSTSPPVPVTETIEVKKSSLNSTSAGSTTLQQLQQQQQQHSSASSTNTSKSKKKKEEENKANETMNELDIFHLESLKLVNNKKVTHDSSRVNALDTFGEVDHYVTPIPGLVGSSSTTLSAPSLSPNTKTAPGLGTSPKKGNRREDGWKEVSRKAKKVSVPNSAISRVIGRGGCNINTIREVSGAHIEVEKQGKSQGDRMISIKGSTEATRQAQNLISALVKDPDKDLSELLPKSVAKVAPKPSKNSAESAVSQAPSSKALRPASTIGISMATVTSSTTSVTVAKCGATTTTAWSSAVSSPKRTPAQVRPVSTIGPLNCAVPKSPAVRQLFPGEKKSVPTTSANKVPNTNNSAIVAMTSDVTQMFATKLADAKGSGKSATPPLVGSPNPSQAHQGLANNATNSSEGIVSEEKGLPETNNNGMVGQQYSIFNNRLSQVTHEAMWGAKEKQVNFASVAASGLPNGNKHQNQLNQQHLSNGPVSSYLDQIEQPPVVDASRAPGYRGTTSTITASSHSHVTAVASGSPPGSIPVPMPLSGSHQPLTTSMARSAPGTPVASPSMRPIAPPATRQTSTPPPIPRSSLDMGGTGSFSILAGPSRTPPPMLSSMVRIPSMPSASLGPGAPLSNRGHLSHSGMNMMQQGYSGASMASLAPGGPVSSIPRGPVPPPDHSDLVNLAPGQPYRKPPPPLEIIGPFHQQKVQQQFSSLAQLTGMMNGPRFTTPQTNTHPVFTNNILAPISAAPQIQSNLNPNAPDFTSRSGTFVPPTFPPRTQLAAFQNGAPTVTPSIGSGFSAMNQFPGGLDANLSLSGGFGEVIGGLLPRNPPPIAPIPTTMAANNTYRNSGASQDSSPPLNSPHSSNPASPTQSAAAATTGGIAQQPEERPSKLQPIGTERAQRAQKRSEHGGVVGGVSGGFGVVGSDMWPMHLPEMLAPPPLEHNLPANPYYGDLDMTQYGHGHGHGQLWNWGDMNQQM; encoded by the exons GTGGAGCCATTCCccttgggtgagggggagggggaggaggaggaggtgggcggaaCCGCTGGGAGTGTTCGCAACAAGTTCCTGTTGTCGGCCGCTGCCCACGCCACGGCCGCCACTCCGGACCTTGGCACTGcctcaccacaccaccacactcAGACGCACTTTGATCCCGATACTCATTCAAGGCTTGTGGCACTCTTAGAAGCTGCAG TTTCATCGTCCTCAGACCCGGAAGTGTTGCGTCGACTTACCTCCAGTGTGTCTTGTGCCCTGGACGAAGCTGCAGCTGCTTTAACGCGCATGCGCTCAGAGACGGttggaggagcagcagcagcggcggcggcggcagcggcagcagcagcggcagctgCCACAGTgggagggagtagcagtagcagtagcagcagcagtagcagcagtagtagcagtagcagcaccCCAGGGGACGGACAACGGACCTTGGTGGAGGCTTGCACAGACGGGGACGTGCCCACTGTGCGAAGGCTGCTAGACGAAGGCCGGTCTGTCCACGAGACTACTGAAGAAGGAGAGAGCTTGCTGTCTCTTGCCTGCTCTGCTGGTTACTACGAATTAGCTCAA GTACTCCTTGCCATGCGTGCCAACGTAGAAGACAGAGGCATCAAAGGGGACTGCACACCTCTGATGGAAGGGGCTTCTGCAGGTCATGTAGAAATAGTCAAGTTATTAATTGCACATAATGCGGACGTTAATGCCCAGTCCTCCTCAGGCAACACTCCCCTTATGTATGCCTGTGCGGGTGGACACACTGACGTAGTCAAG GTCCTCCTCCAGCATGGTGCCAATGTTGAGGACCATAATGAGAATGGCCACACTCCTTTGATGGAGGCGGCATCAGCTGGCCATGTGGAGGTTGCCAAG ATCTTACTGGAGCAAGGTGCAGGAATCAACACCCACAGTAATGAGTTTAAGGAATCAGCATTGACTTTAGCGTGTTATAAAGGACACTTGGAGATGGTTAAATTCCTTCTGGATGCTGGAGCAGACCAAGAACACAAGACAGATGAGATGCACACGGCATTGATGGAGGCCAGTATGGATGGCCACGTGGAGGTGGCACGGCTCCTGCTCGACTCTGGTGCACAG GTGAACATGCCTGCGGACAGTTTCGAGTCCCCCCTGACCCTGGCTGCATGTGGTGGCCACACTGACCTAGCGTTGCTGCTCCTTGAACGTGGAGCCAACATTGAGGAAGTCAATGATGAGGGATACACCCCCCTCATGGAAGCTGCCAGGGAAGGTCATGAAGAAATGGTCACACTTCTCCTTGCTCATG GGGCAGACATCAATGCACAGACGGAAGAAACGCAGGAAACCGCCTTGACGCTGGCTTGCTGTGGGGGATTCCGTGACGTGGCTGACCTCCTAATCAAGGCCGGAGCTGACCTTGAGCTAGGAGCATCTACACCGCTGATGGAGGCTGCACAGGAAGGACATAGAGAATTGGTTGA ataCCTAATTGATGCTGGTGCAAATGTCAATGCTCAGACCTCAACGGGGGACACTGCTTTGACCTATGCTTGCGAGAATGGGCACACTGATGTTGCTGACCTTCTGTTGCAAGCTGGGGCCAACCTG GAGCACGAGAGTGAAGGTGGGCGCACGCCTCTCATGAAAGCATGCAGAGCGGGCCACCTGTGCACGGTTCAGTTCCTCATCGTGAAGGGTGGAGACGTTAACAAGACCACCACCAACAATGACCACACGCCGCTATCCCTTGCTTGCGCAGGTGGTCATGTCCCGGTGGTTGAGTTGTTGCTGGTCCATGGGGCCGACCCTCACCACAAGCTCAAG GATAATTCTACCATGCTCATGGAGGCGAGCCGAGGGGGCCACACCAAGGTGGTACAGTTGCTCATAGATTTTCCTAGTTCCATCTCACACCTCCTTCCCGTGGTTGCCCCACCGCACCCTAATGTGACGGGGACAAGTGCGGGCGGTACAGGGGAGCTGGCAGCAGGAGCCCTACTAGAGGGCGAGTCACACCACCTCTCTGTTGGGCTGATGGTGCCAGGTGGAGACACTCAGGCGCCCCTCGTTATCGCTGCTAATCAACCTGTGTTTAATGAACTTG ATCGGCTTGGCGAGGGAGGTTTGGCGACTAGCTCTGCTCCAGCAACTAGCACCCAGGCGTCCTCTGCAGCCAAGGCCAGCCGTAGCAAGACCACCCGTAAGCCTGCCACCACATCCTTGTTACCCACCACCATGACCCCAGGTCTTGCACCCCCCAGTGCTGCTGTCACCAGTGACAAGAGCAGTGTTCCCTCGGAGGGAGGAACAGCG GCAAAGAACTCATCTAGCAGTAATGTAAACAACAGTGATTATGTCCTGCTAACCCCAGCCTCTCCAACTTCTCCACCACCTGGTAACCAAGAGGAGGCCATTGCCAAGTTACGGCCAAGTGATCGACTAGACCAGTATGTAAACAGCATTGTTACGAAGGCTGAACAGCCTCATCAAAATAGAGAAGAACAGATTCTACAAAAGCAACAAATTCTGGAAGAGCTgcaaagggtagagagagaactCCAGGGCAAGGTGATCCCCTACAGTGGCAGCTATGACCCCTcccggagcagcagcagcagcacgggGACCAGCACATGCAACAGCAGTTCTGTTATTGGCACTGTCTGTAGCAATGGAACATCCATCACAACCCTTACAAGCAGCAGCACCAATAATATCAGCACTAGTGCCATCAGCACTGGAAACACTTCATTGGCGGCACCTCTTGTCTACCCTCCGGCATCCCTTCACACCCATGTACCCATTGCTACTCATACTGTAGAAACTCAAACTGGTTTTCTTCCTGGCACAGGATGGGCAGGCTTACCTCCTGGTGTTGTCATGGGAGAATTACCTCCTGTTGTATCCCTTTATAGTGGCGGGGCAACCTCTGCTGCGCagttacctatctctctcccagCAGAGGGAGCGCAAGTACCTTCATCAATATTCCCTGGGGGAACTTGTGCTCAGGAGACTGCAGGATATCCTGCTTCCTCTGCGTACCACACACCGGCCTCACCTCCATCCTTGCCTACCCACAGTGTTTCCTCCTCTGGACCAGCAACTGGAAATGTCCCTGTATCAGAAAGACCCAAAATGATACCATCAAAGAAAGCAGACAAGAAGAAGCTGCAATTACAACAGCAGAAACATCAGCAAGCTTCCCAACAACAGCAGCATTCTCAGCAGCAGATGATTGCCCAGCGTAATCAGGCTGTCCAGCAATTACAGCTCCAACAGGTGCAGCTAAACCATGGGGTTGATAGTGCATACAGTTGTCCAGGTAGTGGATTAAGTACCCAATCATTGCTTGTTCCTGGTGGCACAGtgacctctctacctcctcctcctcctccaggtgtACTACACCCTTCAAGTGGAGCTACACAAtgccttccaccaccacctcccctccctcctccaatgcTTGTTGAGCCTTCGCATGATCAAGGCTGTCAGAATAAGAACAAGGTGGAGAGTACGCAGACAAGAggcaaaaaagacaagaaaaggagtGTTCCTTCTGAATGTGACTGCCCAGGGGTGTTATCCAATGAAGAGTTGGCCAGCAGTGGTGCTGGACTGGGAAAGTCAGAGAATGATTGTACTGGGCGTGATGCCAGTAGTGGAGCAGAAGTTGTACCTCTGACTCCTTTGGGCACACCACTGCACCTGTCAACGGGATTGGGGCCAGCACCGGGCACAGGACTGCAGTTTGTTCCATCTACTCTTGTATCCTCTCCTCACTTGCAGTTTGCACCTTTCCAAGTAGGCACAGGCTCTGTGCCTTTGCAGTATAACCACTTGTCTACCCTGGGGGTGGGGCAGGCAGTGGGAAACCAACCAGTCACCAGCCAGACTGCGGCAGCAGTGGCTGCACAGCAATTGCAAGTAATAGGTTCCTCGGGAGTTTCAaccagcagcagtagtattaCTAACACTAGTGGAGGACCTGCAGGGGCAGCAGTTCCTCATTCAAGCAAATCCCAGGTAAAGAAAATCTTGTTACACTCACCACAGTTGGGAGTGCCTGCAGGAGATTCCGGAGGTCAGCAGCGGGGGCCACCTCTGGGACCTCTCCTGCATGGCAGTCCTACAACACTACCTGCAGGGCAACAGGTTGCGCAGCCTCCTTCAGTCAGTCAACCTTCCACCAAGAAGAGCAAGAAACAAGTTCGAGTCACTGGGAACAAGCAAGAGCGTGAAGGCCATTTCAACCTTCCTGATGCCAGCAGCACAGCCTCCTCCCAGGATGCTGCCACGCACCACCAGCCAGTCACCGCGGGCATACCTCTGGACCCAGGAGCACAAGGTGTGGTGtatgccaacacacacaccatgGCGCACTTTCCAGCCACTATGGCACCTCCCTCAGGGACTCTGCCACTTTCCAGTGGGACTGTTAACAGCTTCGGCCAGGGGCTACACCCTAATGAGTCAGGTCTGATGGTAGCCACACCAGCTGCGCCTGCCAAGATACTCAATGACCAGTTATCAGAGATGATTACAGCACCTTCCCCACAG GTTGGTGGTGGTCAGCTGGGTGTAGGAGGAGTGCCTGTATCAGTGGGAGTCCCGTACATGAGTGGTGATGGTAGTGTGCCATACACCGGCCCAGCGGGCATTGGGCCAGGTGGGGTCTGTCATTATCCACCTCACCTGGTAGATGTGGACATTGAGACAGATTCCAATCATGATACAGCACTTACCCTGGCTTGCGCAGGAGGACATGAGGAGCTAGTTCAGCTTCTCCTCAACCGCGGAGCAAATATTG AGCACAGAGATAAGAAGGGCTTTACGCCACTTATCCTAGCAGCTACTGCAGGCCATGCTAAGGTAGTAGAGACCTTATTGAATGCTGGTGCTCATATAGAAGCACAGTCAGAGCGCACCAAGGACACCCCTCTCTCCTTGGCTTGTTCTGGAGGCAGATATGAAGTTGTAGAAATCCTTTTACAGCGAGGTGCTAATAAGGAGCATCGAAATGTATCTGACTAtacacctctctccctcgctgcatCTGGCGGCTTTGTCAACATCATCAAGCTTTTGCTGGACAATGGTGCAGAAATCAACTCTCGCACAGGATCAAAGCTCGGTATCTCTCCTCTCATGCTTGCTGCCATGAATGGACATGCAACTGCGGTGAAGCTTTTGCTAGACATGGGCTCGGATATCAATGCTCAAATTGAGACCAACCGGAACACCGCATTGACACTGGCATGCTTCCAGGGAAGGCATGAAGTTGTCTCCCTCCTCTTAGATCGCAAGGCTAATGTTGAACACCGTGCCAAG ACTGGACTTACACCTCTAATGGAAGCTGCAAGTGGTGGTTATGTTGAAGTGGGTCGAGTCCTCCTTGAGAAAGGTGCAGACGTCAACGCCCCACCAGTTCCATCCTCAAAAGACACAGCACTTACAATTGCAGCGGATAAGGGCCATTATAAATTTGTAGAGCTTCTTATCCAAAG AGGTGCTCAAGTGGAAGTCAAGAACAAAAAGGGCAACTCTCCCCTGTGGCTAGCGGCCAACGGGGGACACCTGGAAGTGGTTCAGTTGCTAAATAGTGCCACGGCTGACATTGAGTCCGAAGACAACAGGAAGGTCTCCTGCCTTATGGCTGCATTTAAGAGAGGGCATTACAAGGTTGTCAAGTACATGGTACGAAATGTGACCCAGTTTCCCTCTGACCTGGAGTTGCAGCGGTACATTGCCACCATAGCAGACAAAGAGCTGATGACCAAGTGTACTAATTGCATGGAGGTGATTCGTGCGGCCAAAGAAAAACAAGCTTTAGAGGCTAACAAGAATGCCTCCATCTTACTGGAGGAATTAGAAAAGGAACGGAACAAAGAAGAATCCAAGAAGGCTGCGGCTAGTCGAAGGCGGCTCAAGAAAAAGGCCAAGAAATATGAGAGAAGGGTTGAGAAACGCCGCTCTGACTTCCCAAAAGGTAGCGACAGCGGTGACAattatgatggtgaggatgagaatgaaaatgtCATCAATGAGGACCAGGAGATCAAGCAACAGcagacgaaaaaggagaaaaatgagaccAACAACCTCCAGAGAGTAGAGCAAGTTGTGCCGGAGGAAAAGGATGGCGACAGTGGCATCGACTCTAACAGCCAAACCAGTGCAACTTCAGAGACCAAAGTCacggaggataaggagaagactggaaagaaaagcaagaagaaaaagaaggagaacaaagaaatctCCAACACTCACCAAAAGCAAAACTCAACATCCCCTCCAGTCCCAGTCACCGAAACCATTGAAGTGAAGAAAAGCTCCTTGAATAGTACCAGTGCTGGGTCTACAACCTTGCAGCAgttgcaacagcaacagcagcagcattctAGTGCCTCATCCACCAACACAtcaaagagcaagaagaagaaggaagaggaaaataaagccaATGAGACTATGAATGAGCTCGACATCTTCCATTTGGAGAGCCTCAAACTTGTGAACAACAAGAAGGTGACCCACGACTCATCCCGCGTAAATGCCTTAGACACGTTTGGAGAGGTGGACCACTATGTTACTCCCATCCCAGGCCTGGTAGGAAGCTCGTCTACCACACTCAGCGCGCCCTCTCTCAGTCCCAATACCAAGACTGCTCCTGGGCTTGGAACTAGCCCTAAGAAGGGCAACAGAAGAGAGGATGGCTGGAAGGAAGTGAGCCGAAAGGCCAAGAAAGTATCTGTCCCTAATAGCGCCATCAGTCGAGTCATAGGCCGAGGAGGATGCAATATTAACACCATCCGGGAAGTGTCAGGAGCTCACATTGAGGTTGAAAAGCAGGGCAAGAGCCAAGGAGACAGAATGATCAGCATCAAGGGCTCAACGGAAGCCACACGCCAAGCACAGAACCTCATTTCTGCCTTGGTCAAGGATCCTGACAAGGATCTCTCAGAATTGTTGCCAAAATCTGTTGCCAAGGTTGCTCCCAAACCCTCCAAAAATAGTGCTGAGTCTGCAGTATCCCAGGCTCCCAGTAGCAAAGCTCTGAGACCTGCCAGTACTATTGGAATTAGCATGGCTACAGTCACCTCTTCTACTACTAGCGTCACAGTAGCAAAGTGTGGAGCCACCACAACCACAGCCTGGTCAAGTGCCGTCTCATCCCCGAAAAGAACTCCAGCACAGGTGAGACCTGTGTCCACCATTGGGCCACTCAACTGTGCAGTCCCCAAGAGTCCTGCTGTTCGGCAGTTGTTCCCAGGTGAAAAGAAATCAGTGCCTACCACTAGTGCTAATAAAGTCCCCAATACCAACAACTCTGCAATTGTAGCAATGACTTCAGATGTAACACAGATGTTTGCCACCAAGTTAGCTGATGCCAAAGGCTCAGGAAAGAGTGCCACACCACCGCTTGTAGGGTCTCCTAATCCCTCACAAGCGCATCAGGGATTAGCTAATAATGCCACCAACTCCTCAGAAGGTATTGTGTCCGAGGAGAAGGGTCTACCAGaaactaacaataatggtatGGTAGGACAGCAATATTCCATCTTCAATAATCGCCTTAGCCAAGTAACACATGAGGCTATGTGGGGTGCCAAGGAGAAGCAAGTGAACTTCGCTTCCGTTGCTGCGTCCGGCCTTCCGAACGGGAACAAGCATCAGAACCAGCTGAACCAGCAGCATCTGAGCAATGGGCCAGTGAGCAGCTACTTGGATCAGATTGAGCAGCCTCCGGTAGTGGATGCCAGCCGTGCTCCCGGGTACCGAGGGACGACCTCCACTATCACAGCCAGTAGCCACAGCCACGTGACTGCTGTGGCTAGCGGCAGCCCGCCAGGAAGCATCCCCGTGCCCATGCCTTTGTCTGGATCTCACCAGCCGCTCACCACAAGTATGGCTCGCAGCGCCCCAGGGACACCTGTGGCCTCCCCGTCCATGAGGCCTATTGCACCCCCTGCCACACGTCAGACCTCCacaccaccccccatcccccgctcTTCGCTGGACATGGGGGGGACTGGCTCCTTCAGCATCCTGGCCGGCCCATCGCGCACGCCCCCACCCATGTTGTCATCGATGGTGCGAATTCCATCAATGCCGTCTGCATCCCTTGGACCTGGTGCTCCGCTCTCCAACCGCGGTCACCTGTCGCACTCAGGGATGAATATGATGCAGCAAGGTTACTCTGGTGCTTCAATGGCTAGCCTGGCACCTGGCGGTCCTGTATCCTCCATCCCCCGTGGCCCTGTGCCGCCTCCTGACCACAGCGATTTAGTTAATTTGGCCCCAGGGCAGCCTTATCGCAAGCCACCACCCCCTCTTGAGATCATTGGCCCCTTCCACCAGCAGAAGGTGCAACAACAGTTTTCATCTTTGGCTCAACTGACAGGCATGATGAATGGGCCAAGGTTCACCACACCCCAGACTAACACCCACCCTGTCTTCACCAACAACATCCTGGCACCCATCTCTGCTGCCCCCCAGATACAGAGCAACCTCAACCCCAATGCGCCGGACTTTACTAGCAGATCAGGAACATTTGtgcctcccactttccctccccgcACCCAGTTAGCTGCCTTCCAGAACGGAGCTCCGACTGTCACCCCTTCCATCGGCTCTGGCTTCAGCGCCATGAACCAGTTTCCGGGAGGGCTGGACGCGAACCTCTCCCTCTCGGGCGGCTTCGGCGAAGTGATCGGTGGGCTCCTGCCCCGCAACCCGCCACCCATTGCTCCCATACCAACTACCATGGCAGCTAACAACACTTACAGAAACAGCGGGGCCTCGCAGGATAGCTCTCCCCCACTCAACTCACCCCATTCCTCCAACCCTGCCTCACCCACCCAGAGCGCAGCAGCGGCGACCACAGGAGGGATTGCTCAGCAGCCGGAGGAGCGCCCGTCAAAGTTGCAGCCCATTGGCACCGAGCGCGCCCAGCGAGCCCAGAAGAGGTCGGAGCACGGCGGCGTGGTTGGGGGTGTGAGTGGAGGATTCGGGGTCGTGGGCTCAGACATGTGGCCCATGCACTTACCGGAAATGCTAGCTCCACCACCCCTGGAACATAATCTACCGGCCAACCCCTATTACGGCGATTTGGATATGACACAGTACGGACATGGACATGGGCATGGTCAG CTGTGGAATTGGGGAGACATGAACCAACAGATGTAA